A region from the Cannabis sativa cultivar Pink pepper isolate KNU-18-1 chromosome 9, ASM2916894v1, whole genome shotgun sequence genome encodes:
- the LOC115723214 gene encoding uncharacterized protein LOC115723214, whose product MVFLSGTLGFKCPQALAFCSKIHMDFKPRTRCLHNPFSRSPPRELLPTEDGSSITLQEWQGWGTTSPLPTIVTRIADELKDLEKDSDEKMTFGGKGGKIKGDFKKQEDKKHRETYRGLGDSEQKLQFFSARQIACRLVGSRGYLCQKCWLPHEDCMCSKVTPCKLWHGIRFWLYMHPKDFLRQNNTGKLLWQLFGVEAATLCLFGIAEQEEIMWNAFKCAGKDKVWCLYPNKSGVVKSVQEAFDQGLSTDLGFAETTTNGHDILNFVLIDGTWSNSAAMVRRLKDQAKLAWGEEDICFISLAAGASAMHKLRPQPSWDRTCTAAAAVGLLYELQLLPKFCSIGLDKQAEAIEDTLAVLLDALTARRLRMGRSITRKMRHHSDIC is encoded by the exons ATGGTCTTCTTAAGCGGCACCTTGGGATTCAAATGCCCTCAAGCTCTTGCCTTCTGCAGCAAAATCCACATGGATTTCAAGCCCAGGACCAGGTGCCTACACAATCCCTTTTCAAGGTCTCCTCCGAGGGAACTTCTTCCAACCGAAGATGGTTCCAGTATTACATTGCAGGAATGGCAGGGTTGGGGTACCACCTCTCCCTTACCCACCATTGTTACCAGAATCGCTGACGAATTGAAGGATTTAGAGAAAGATAGTGATGAAAAGATGACCTTTGGTGGTAAAGGTGGCAAAATCAAG GGTGATTTTAAAAAGCAAGAGGATAAGAAACACAGGGAGACATATAGAGGTCTAGGTGATTCTGAACAAAAGCTTCAATTCTTTTCAGCTCGACAGATAGCATGTCGCTTGGTTGGAAGTAGAGGTTACCTTTGTCAAAAG TGTTGGCTACCTCATGAAGATTGTATGTGTTCAAAGGTCACACCTTGTAAACTTTGGCATGGAATTAGGTTCTGGCTGTATATGCATCCAAAG GATTTCTTGCGACAAAACAATACTGGTAAATTGTTATGGCAATTGTTTGGTGTTGAGGCAGCAACTTTGTGCCTTTTTGGCATTGCTGAACAAGAGGAGATCATGTGGAATGCATTCAAGTGTGCAg GAAAAGACAAGGTTTGGTGCCTCTATCCAAACAAGAGTGGAGTGGTAAAATCAGTTCAAGAAGCATTTGATCAAGGATTGTCAACCGACCTGGGATTTGCAGAAACTACG ACAAATGgacatgatattttgaattttgttcTGATTGATGGTACATGGAGTAATTCTGCTGCAATGGTCAGAAGGTTGAAG GATCAAGCTAAGTTAGCTTGGGGAGAGGAAGACATTTGCTTTATATCCTTGGCCGCTGGTGCCTCTGCTATGCATAAACTTCG ACCCCAACCATCATGGGATCGTACCTGTACAGCAGCTGCAGCTGTTGGCCTTCTCTATGAGTTACAACTTCTTCCAAAGTTCTGCTCAATTGGCTTGGATAAAC